A region of Denticeps clupeoides chromosome 19, fDenClu1.1, whole genome shotgun sequence DNA encodes the following proteins:
- the numbl gene encoding numb-like protein isoform X2 → MGSSQYFRNREPESLEMNKLRQSLRRKKPTYVPEASRPHQWQADEEAVRKGKCSFPVRYLGLVEVDESRGMHVCEEAVKILKVSAKKTVKAVLWVSADGLRVVDDKTKDLIVDQTIEKVSFCAPDRNYDKAFSYICRDGTTRRWICHCFMALKDSGERLSHAVGCAFAACLERKQRREKECGVTASFDASRTSFVREGSFRITPAGQQVDREDVAKQLQDKKKEPSCGVPAVPPGNASPPEGAASPVERGEPTGPHAIPRRHAPIEQLVRQGSFRGFPALSQKNSPFKRQLSLRLNELPSNLQRKTDYQGKNPVPEMDLSVSGEADSINALCCQINNSFTKPSEELCAKATANGLPTCTIPPALPPPPGPPLQATTSWGQAEPTAQAPPAGAHGGHKRTPSEAERWLEEVAMAVKAQQQVPPQPLAPTQPPPVPTLPGPPGSLPTSMQPFPMVFDATPAPMGLYAQPPLQPAFAPMQAYMPAMGNSMTYPNTSVPVVGITPSQMVANVFCTATGSGGAAAAASMGVGMGSKMGTLGTGLQPTFPPLPGGGGSFPNPPFSSPPVVNGLPHSTTAGASVTANGTSNCMGGSGSNSSSSSWPLESLQQHQQQPSGPVDSQEAERFEAKWAALESKPQGKAANPFSNDLQKTFEIEL, encoded by the exons ATGGGCTCTTCTCAATATTTCCG CAACAGGGAGCCTGAGAGCCTGGAGATGAACAAGCTGCGTCAGAGCCTGCGCAGGAAGAAGCCCACCTACGTGCCCGAGGCCAGTCGACCTCACCAGTGGCAGGCCGACGAGGAGGCCGTGCGCAAGGGCAAATGCAGCTTCCCAGTCCGG TATCTGGGCCTGGTGGAGGTGGACGAGTCCAGAgggatgcatgtgtgtgaggaagCAGTGAAGATTCTCAAAGTT AGTGCCAAGAAAACGGTGAAAGCTGTGCTGTGGGTGTCTGCAGATGGCCTCAGAGTGGTGGATGACAAAACAAAG GACCTGATTGTGGACCAGACCATTGAGAAGGTGTCCTTCTGCGCTCCCGACCGGAACTATGACAAGGCTTTCTCCTACATCTGCCGTGATGGCACCACCCGCCGATGGATCTGCCACTGCTTCATGGCGCTGAAGGATTCG GGGGAGCGTCTGAGTCACGCCGTGGGCTGTGCTTTTGCCGCCTGCCTGGAGAGAAAGCAGCGAAGGGAGAAGGAGTGTGGAGTCACGGCCTCCTTCGACGCCAGCCGCACCTCGTTCGTGCGCGAAGGCTCCTTCAGGATCACACCGGCTGGCCAACAGGTTGATCGTGAAGACGTCGCAAAACAGCTTCAGGATAAGAAGAAAG AACCCTCATGTGGTGTACCTGCTGTCCCACCGGGAAACGCCTCGCCCCCCGAAGGTGCTGCCTCACCTGTGGAGCGTGGAGAGCCCACGGGCCCACACGCCATCCCCCGCCGCCACGCTCCCATAGAGCAGCTGGTACGGCAGGGCTCGTTCCGCGGCTTCCCTGCCCTCAGCCAGAAAAACTCACCCTTCAAGCGGCAGCTGTCGCTGCGACTAAACGAACTGCCCTCCAATTTACAGCGCAAGACCGACTACCAGGGCAAGAACCCAG TACCGGAAATGGACCTGTCTGTGTCTGGGGAGGCCGACAGCATTAATGCACTGTGCTGCCAAATCAACAACTCGTTCACCAAACCCTCGGAGGAGCTGTGTGCCAAAGCCACTGCCAACGGCTTGCCAACCTGCACCATCCCCCCGGCCCTTCCCCCTCCACCTGGACCACCGCTGCAAG CCACCACGTCATGGGGACAGGCTGAGCCCACAGCAcaggcgccccctgctggcgcTCACGGTGGACACAAGCGGACGCCTTCAGAGGCTGAGCGCTGGCTGGAGGAGGTGGCCATGGCAGTGAAAGCTCAGCAGCAGGTGCCCCCACAGCCCCTCGCTCCAACACAGCCTCCCCCGGTACCAACCTTACCTGGTCCACCAGGCTCCCTGCCAACGTCCATGCAGCCGTTCCCTATGGTGTTCGACGCCACTCCGGCCCCCATGGGCTTATATGCCCAGCCGCCCCTCCAGCCTGCATTTGCGCCCATGCAGGCGTACATGCCAGCAATGGGCAATAGCATGACGTACCCCAACACCAGTGTGCCTGTTGTGGGCATCACACCGTCCCAGATGGTGGCCAATGTCTTCTGCACGGCAACTGGCTCAGGTGGCGCTGCAGCTGCGGCATCAATGGGGGTTGGTATGGGGTCTAAGATGGGCACTCTTGGCACAGGCCTTCAGCCTACTTTCCCCCCACTTCCAGGAGGGGGTGGCAGCTTTCCGAATCCCCCCTTCTCCAGTCCCCCAGTTGTCAACGGGCTCCCACACAGCACCACCGCTGGCGCCAGTGTAACGGCGAACGGGACCAGCAACTGTATGGGGGGCAGcggcagcaacagcagcagcagcagctggccTCTGGAGAGCttgcagcagcatcagcagcagcccaGCGGCCCCGTCGACTCCCAGGAGGCCGAGCGCTTTGAAGCAAAGTGGGCAGCCCTGGAGTCCAAACCACAAGGCAAGGCGGCCAACCCGTTCTCCAACGACCTACAAAAGACGTTCGAGATCGAGCTTTAA
- the numbl gene encoding numb-like protein isoform X3: MNKLRQSLRRKKPTYVPEASRPHQWQADEEAVRKGKCSFPVRYLGLVEVDESRGMHVCEEAVKILKVSAKKTVKAVLWVSADGLRVVDDKTKDLIVDQTIEKVSFCAPDRNYDKAFSYICRDGTTRRWICHCFMALKDSGERLSHAVGCAFAACLERKQRREKECGVTASFDASRTSFVREGSFRITPAGQQVDREDVAKQLQDKKKEPSCGVPAVPPGNASPPEGAASPVERGEPTGPHAIPRRHAPIEQLVRQGSFRGFPALSQKNSPFKRQLSLRLNELPSNLQRKTDYQGKNPVPEMDLSVSGEADSINALCCQINNSFTKPSEELCAKATANGLPTCTIPPALPPPPGPPLQATTSWGQAEPTAQAPPAGAHGGHKRTPSEAERWLEEVAMAVKAQQQVPPQPLAPTQPPPVPTLPGPPGSLPTSMQPFPMVFDATPAPMGLYAQPPLQPAFAPMQAYMPAMGNSMTYPNTSVPVVGITPSQMVANVFCTATGSGGAAAAASMGVGMGSKMGTLGTGLQPTFPPLPGGGGSFPNPPFSSPPVVNGLPHSTTAGASVTANGTSNCMGGSGSNSSSSSWPLESLQQHQQQPSGPVDSQEAERFEAKWAALESKPQGKAANPFSNDLQKTFEIEL, encoded by the exons ATGAACAAGCTGCGTCAGAGCCTGCGCAGGAAGAAGCCCACCTACGTGCCCGAGGCCAGTCGACCTCACCAGTGGCAGGCCGACGAGGAGGCCGTGCGCAAGGGCAAATGCAGCTTCCCAGTCCGG TATCTGGGCCTGGTGGAGGTGGACGAGTCCAGAgggatgcatgtgtgtgaggaagCAGTGAAGATTCTCAAAGTT AGTGCCAAGAAAACGGTGAAAGCTGTGCTGTGGGTGTCTGCAGATGGCCTCAGAGTGGTGGATGACAAAACAAAG GACCTGATTGTGGACCAGACCATTGAGAAGGTGTCCTTCTGCGCTCCCGACCGGAACTATGACAAGGCTTTCTCCTACATCTGCCGTGATGGCACCACCCGCCGATGGATCTGCCACTGCTTCATGGCGCTGAAGGATTCG GGGGAGCGTCTGAGTCACGCCGTGGGCTGTGCTTTTGCCGCCTGCCTGGAGAGAAAGCAGCGAAGGGAGAAGGAGTGTGGAGTCACGGCCTCCTTCGACGCCAGCCGCACCTCGTTCGTGCGCGAAGGCTCCTTCAGGATCACACCGGCTGGCCAACAGGTTGATCGTGAAGACGTCGCAAAACAGCTTCAGGATAAGAAGAAAG AACCCTCATGTGGTGTACCTGCTGTCCCACCGGGAAACGCCTCGCCCCCCGAAGGTGCTGCCTCACCTGTGGAGCGTGGAGAGCCCACGGGCCCACACGCCATCCCCCGCCGCCACGCTCCCATAGAGCAGCTGGTACGGCAGGGCTCGTTCCGCGGCTTCCCTGCCCTCAGCCAGAAAAACTCACCCTTCAAGCGGCAGCTGTCGCTGCGACTAAACGAACTGCCCTCCAATTTACAGCGCAAGACCGACTACCAGGGCAAGAACCCAG TACCGGAAATGGACCTGTCTGTGTCTGGGGAGGCCGACAGCATTAATGCACTGTGCTGCCAAATCAACAACTCGTTCACCAAACCCTCGGAGGAGCTGTGTGCCAAAGCCACTGCCAACGGCTTGCCAACCTGCACCATCCCCCCGGCCCTTCCCCCTCCACCTGGACCACCGCTGCAAG CCACCACGTCATGGGGACAGGCTGAGCCCACAGCAcaggcgccccctgctggcgcTCACGGTGGACACAAGCGGACGCCTTCAGAGGCTGAGCGCTGGCTGGAGGAGGTGGCCATGGCAGTGAAAGCTCAGCAGCAGGTGCCCCCACAGCCCCTCGCTCCAACACAGCCTCCCCCGGTACCAACCTTACCTGGTCCACCAGGCTCCCTGCCAACGTCCATGCAGCCGTTCCCTATGGTGTTCGACGCCACTCCGGCCCCCATGGGCTTATATGCCCAGCCGCCCCTCCAGCCTGCATTTGCGCCCATGCAGGCGTACATGCCAGCAATGGGCAATAGCATGACGTACCCCAACACCAGTGTGCCTGTTGTGGGCATCACACCGTCCCAGATGGTGGCCAATGTCTTCTGCACGGCAACTGGCTCAGGTGGCGCTGCAGCTGCGGCATCAATGGGGGTTGGTATGGGGTCTAAGATGGGCACTCTTGGCACAGGCCTTCAGCCTACTTTCCCCCCACTTCCAGGAGGGGGTGGCAGCTTTCCGAATCCCCCCTTCTCCAGTCCCCCAGTTGTCAACGGGCTCCCACACAGCACCACCGCTGGCGCCAGTGTAACGGCGAACGGGACCAGCAACTGTATGGGGGGCAGcggcagcaacagcagcagcagcagctggccTCTGGAGAGCttgcagcagcatcagcagcagcccaGCGGCCCCGTCGACTCCCAGGAGGCCGAGCGCTTTGAAGCAAAGTGGGCAGCCCTGGAGTCCAAACCACAAGGCAAGGCGGCCAACCCGTTCTCCAACGACCTACAAAAGACGTTCGAGATCGAGCTTTAA
- the numbl gene encoding numb-like protein isoform X1 has product MSSSSEMEETVEASNREPESLEMNKLRQSLRRKKPTYVPEASRPHQWQADEEAVRKGKCSFPVRYLGLVEVDESRGMHVCEEAVKILKVSAKKTVKAVLWVSADGLRVVDDKTKDLIVDQTIEKVSFCAPDRNYDKAFSYICRDGTTRRWICHCFMALKDSGERLSHAVGCAFAACLERKQRREKECGVTASFDASRTSFVREGSFRITPAGQQVDREDVAKQLQDKKKEPSCGVPAVPPGNASPPEGAASPVERGEPTGPHAIPRRHAPIEQLVRQGSFRGFPALSQKNSPFKRQLSLRLNELPSNLQRKTDYQGKNPVPEMDLSVSGEADSINALCCQINNSFTKPSEELCAKATANGLPTCTIPPALPPPPGPPLQATTSWGQAEPTAQAPPAGAHGGHKRTPSEAERWLEEVAMAVKAQQQVPPQPLAPTQPPPVPTLPGPPGSLPTSMQPFPMVFDATPAPMGLYAQPPLQPAFAPMQAYMPAMGNSMTYPNTSVPVVGITPSQMVANVFCTATGSGGAAAAASMGVGMGSKMGTLGTGLQPTFPPLPGGGGSFPNPPFSSPPVVNGLPHSTTAGASVTANGTSNCMGGSGSNSSSSSWPLESLQQHQQQPSGPVDSQEAERFEAKWAALESKPQGKAANPFSNDLQKTFEIEL; this is encoded by the exons ATGAGTTCCAGCAGTGAAATGGAGGAGACGGTCGAAGCGAG CAACAGGGAGCCTGAGAGCCTGGAGATGAACAAGCTGCGTCAGAGCCTGCGCAGGAAGAAGCCCACCTACGTGCCCGAGGCCAGTCGACCTCACCAGTGGCAGGCCGACGAGGAGGCCGTGCGCAAGGGCAAATGCAGCTTCCCAGTCCGG TATCTGGGCCTGGTGGAGGTGGACGAGTCCAGAgggatgcatgtgtgtgaggaagCAGTGAAGATTCTCAAAGTT AGTGCCAAGAAAACGGTGAAAGCTGTGCTGTGGGTGTCTGCAGATGGCCTCAGAGTGGTGGATGACAAAACAAAG GACCTGATTGTGGACCAGACCATTGAGAAGGTGTCCTTCTGCGCTCCCGACCGGAACTATGACAAGGCTTTCTCCTACATCTGCCGTGATGGCACCACCCGCCGATGGATCTGCCACTGCTTCATGGCGCTGAAGGATTCG GGGGAGCGTCTGAGTCACGCCGTGGGCTGTGCTTTTGCCGCCTGCCTGGAGAGAAAGCAGCGAAGGGAGAAGGAGTGTGGAGTCACGGCCTCCTTCGACGCCAGCCGCACCTCGTTCGTGCGCGAAGGCTCCTTCAGGATCACACCGGCTGGCCAACAGGTTGATCGTGAAGACGTCGCAAAACAGCTTCAGGATAAGAAGAAAG AACCCTCATGTGGTGTACCTGCTGTCCCACCGGGAAACGCCTCGCCCCCCGAAGGTGCTGCCTCACCTGTGGAGCGTGGAGAGCCCACGGGCCCACACGCCATCCCCCGCCGCCACGCTCCCATAGAGCAGCTGGTACGGCAGGGCTCGTTCCGCGGCTTCCCTGCCCTCAGCCAGAAAAACTCACCCTTCAAGCGGCAGCTGTCGCTGCGACTAAACGAACTGCCCTCCAATTTACAGCGCAAGACCGACTACCAGGGCAAGAACCCAG TACCGGAAATGGACCTGTCTGTGTCTGGGGAGGCCGACAGCATTAATGCACTGTGCTGCCAAATCAACAACTCGTTCACCAAACCCTCGGAGGAGCTGTGTGCCAAAGCCACTGCCAACGGCTTGCCAACCTGCACCATCCCCCCGGCCCTTCCCCCTCCACCTGGACCACCGCTGCAAG CCACCACGTCATGGGGACAGGCTGAGCCCACAGCAcaggcgccccctgctggcgcTCACGGTGGACACAAGCGGACGCCTTCAGAGGCTGAGCGCTGGCTGGAGGAGGTGGCCATGGCAGTGAAAGCTCAGCAGCAGGTGCCCCCACAGCCCCTCGCTCCAACACAGCCTCCCCCGGTACCAACCTTACCTGGTCCACCAGGCTCCCTGCCAACGTCCATGCAGCCGTTCCCTATGGTGTTCGACGCCACTCCGGCCCCCATGGGCTTATATGCCCAGCCGCCCCTCCAGCCTGCATTTGCGCCCATGCAGGCGTACATGCCAGCAATGGGCAATAGCATGACGTACCCCAACACCAGTGTGCCTGTTGTGGGCATCACACCGTCCCAGATGGTGGCCAATGTCTTCTGCACGGCAACTGGCTCAGGTGGCGCTGCAGCTGCGGCATCAATGGGGGTTGGTATGGGGTCTAAGATGGGCACTCTTGGCACAGGCCTTCAGCCTACTTTCCCCCCACTTCCAGGAGGGGGTGGCAGCTTTCCGAATCCCCCCTTCTCCAGTCCCCCAGTTGTCAACGGGCTCCCACACAGCACCACCGCTGGCGCCAGTGTAACGGCGAACGGGACCAGCAACTGTATGGGGGGCAGcggcagcaacagcagcagcagcagctggccTCTGGAGAGCttgcagcagcatcagcagcagcccaGCGGCCCCGTCGACTCCCAGGAGGCCGAGCGCTTTGAAGCAAAGTGGGCAGCCCTGGAGTCCAAACCACAAGGCAAGGCGGCCAACCCGTTCTCCAACGACCTACAAAAGACGTTCGAGATCGAGCTTTAA
- the coq8b gene encoding atypical kinase COQ8B, mitochondrial, which produces MMLADVLHVLRGAGKVGAAFACTQGEQLRLIACNSTLGAGVQAAQDAVGGVMGTFMGGTQQGSKIDFPDGEGWEEMEQDEAGKWAMASEMAPDIEKQHSHSSVDSSSGQRPSGAGAATRWPGQSARFLHTSTPLHRARFVHNSEVARLTSEDMKKARETRQTVTRPVRQKLNDRAKERKVPATRISRLVNFGGLAIGLGLGAIAEVAKQSLGGKSSEVRAVLDTPLLSEANAERIVDTLCKVRGAALKIGQMLSIQDNSFISPQLQKIFERVRQSADFMPAWQMNKVLEEELGPEWKQKLLSFEEKPFAAASIGQVHHGVLKDGREVAMKIQYPGVAQSIHSDINNLMSVLKMSVALPQGLFADSSLEVLQRELAWECDYKREAECAKRFRALLADDPYFVVPEVVDDLTATRVLAMELVNGVPLDRCVDLDQDTRNQICYNVLQLCLKELFEFRFMQTDPNWANFFYNAEQNKLYLLDFGACRDYPEKFTDDYIEVVHAASVGDRSTVLKKSKDLKFLTGFETKEFEDAHVEAVMILGEAFSSPEPFDFGTQSTTHRIHNLVPIMLRHRLTPPPEESYSLHRKMAGSFLICSKLHARIPCQNMFHDIYNAYNQRRLERVARP; this is translated from the exons TGATGCTGGCTGATGTGCTCCATGTTTTGAGGGGTGCCGGAAAAGTGGGTGCTGCCTTTGCCTGTACACAAGGCGAACAGCTGAGGCTGATTGCATGCAACTCTACACTGGGCGCAGGTGTCCAAGCTGCCCAGGATGCGGTGGGGGGCGTAATGGGAACATTCATGGGTGGCACACAG CAAGGGAGCAAAATAGATTTCCCTGATGGTGAAGGGTGGGAAGAGATGGAGCAGGACGAGGCGGGCAAATGGGCCATGGCCTCTGAAATGGCTCCTGACATTGAAAAACAGCATAGCCACAGCAGTGTTGACTCCTCATCGGGTCAGAGACCCAGTGGGGCAGGAGCAGCTACCAGGTGGCCTGGTCAGAGTGCACGTTTTCTGCATACCTCCACACCCCTACACCGCGCAAGGTTCGTCCACAACTCTGAGGTTGCCAGGCTAACATCAGAGGACATGAAAAAAGCCAGAGAGACAAGGCAGACCGTCACCAGGCCTGTCAGGCAGAAG TTGAATGATCGTGCCAAAGAGCGGAAGGTACCCGCCACAAGAATTAGCCGACTTGTTAATTTTGGGG GCTTGGCGATAGGGCTCGGTCTTGGAGCCATAGCTGAAGTTGCCAAACAGTCCCTGGGGGGCAAAAGCTCAG AGGTGCGTGCTGTTCTAGACACACCCCTTTTATCTGAAGCCAATGCTGAGAGAATTGTGGACACGCTTTGCAAAGTGCGAGGAGCTGCACTGAAGATTGGGCAGATGCTGAGCATACAAG ATAACAGCTTCATCAGTCCCCAGCTGCAGAAGATTTTTGAGCGGGTCAGACAGAGTGCAGACTTTATGCCTGCCTGGCAGATGAAT AAAGTGCTTGAGGAGGAGCTTGGCCCCGAATGGAAACAGAAGCTGTTGTCTTTTGAGGAAAAGCCATTTGCTGCTGCGTCTATTGGTCAAGTGCATCATGGAGTCCTTAAGGATGGGAGGGAGGTAGCCATGAAGATTCAG TACCCAGGGGTGGCCCAGAGCATCCACAGTGATATCAACAACCTGATGTCAGTGCTAAAGATGAGCGTGGCCCTACCTCAAg GCCTTTTTGCAGACAGTAGTTTAGAGGTCCTTCAGAGGGAGCTTGCATGGGAGTGCGACTACAAGAGAGAGGCAGAGTGTGCCAAGCGCTTCag GGCTCTGCTGGCTGATGACCCATACTTCGTAGTGCCAGAGGTAGTTGATGACTTGACTGCAACCCGGGTTCTCGCCATGGAGCTGGTAAACGGTGTACCGCTGGACCGCTGTGTCGATCTAGACCAGGACACACGCAATCag ATATGCTACAACGTTCTCCAGCTCTGCTTAAAGGAATTGTTTGAGTTTCGTTTCATGCAAACCGATCCCAACTGGGCAAACTTTTTCTACAATGCAGAGCAGAACAAG CTGTATCTGTTGGATTTTGGTGCCTGCCGAGATTACCCAGAAAAATTTACAGATGACTATATTGAG GTGGTTCATGCTGCCTCAGTTGGGGACAGGTCCACTGTGCTGAAGAAGTCCAAAGATTTGAAGTTTCTCACTGGGTTTGAAACCAAG GAATTTGAAGATGCTCACGTGGAGGCAGTGATGATCCTGGGTGAGGCTTTTTCCTCTCCGGAACCCTTTGACTTTGGGACACAGAGCACCACTCATCGTATCCACAACCTGGTCCCTATCATGCTGCGGCACCGGCTCACACCACCCCCTGAGGAGAGCTATTCCCTCCACCGCAAGATGGCTGGCTCCTTCCTCATCTGCTCCAAACTTCACGCTCGCATCCCCTGCCAGAACATGTTCCACGACATTTACAACGCCTACAACCAACGACGTCTGGAACGTGTTGCTAGGCCTTGA